In Vicugna pacos chromosome 1, VicPac4, whole genome shotgun sequence, a single window of DNA contains:
- the AADACL2 gene encoding arylacetamide deacetylase-like 2 isoform X4 — MESKDRGCCYKNNFTYGQAPLDLLNRLTANKLDAVVVGVDYRLAPQYQFPTPYEDVISVVKFFLEDKTLAEYGVDPTRICISGDSSGGTLAAGVVQQIQNDPEFKNKFKAQALIYPGLQLVDISMPSHQEYEHGPVLSRNMAIELGCLYLTNDKALSQAIRKNQHMPHGSGHLFKLVNWSTFLPEKYRKQHVYTEPVLGRLNTSFSILLDNRLSPLATNDSQLQNLPLTYVVTCQHDILRDDGLIYVSRLRNAGVKVSHDHIEDGVHGALSFMTLPVYLQLGIRIKDKYINWLEENL; from the exons gGCAGGCACCATTGGACCTCCTGAACAGACTGACGGCAAACAAACTTGATGCTGTTGTTGTGGGAGTGGA ctaCAGACTAGCTCCTCAATATCAGTTTCCTACTCCCTATGAAGATGTCATTTCTGTGGTCAAATTCTTTCTAGAGGATAAAACTCTTGCAGAATATGGAGTGGATCCCACCCGAATCTGTATTTCAGGTGATAGTTCTGGGGGTACACTGGCAGCAGGAGTGGTTCAACAG ATACAAAATGatccagaattcaaaaataaatttaaggcaCAAGCTTTAATTTACCCTGGTTTACAACTAGTTGATATCTCTATGCCATCTCACCAAGAATATGAGCATGGACCAGTTCTGTCAAGGAACATGGCAATTGAACTCGGATGCCTCTATTTGACCAACGATAAAGCACTGAGCCAGGCAATAAGAAAAAACCAACACATGCCTCATGGATCAGGACATCTGTTCAAGTTGGTTAACTGGAGTACATTCCTTCCTGAGAAATACAGAAAGCAGCATGTATATACTGAACCAGTTTTGGGGAGACTTAACACTTCGTTTTCAATACTTTTGGATAATAGGTTATCACCTTTGGCAACCAATGATTCCCAGTTACAAAATTTGCCATTAACTTATGTTGTCACCTGTCAACATGATATCCTAAGAGATGATGGACTTATATATGTCTCACGACTTCGAAATGCCGGAGTTAAAGTTTCTCATGACCATATAGAGGATGGAGTCCATGGAGCTTTATCATTCATGACATTACCAGTTTATTTACAACTAGGTATTAGAATAAAAGATAAGTATATTAATTGGCTAGAAGAAAATCTATAA
- the AADACL2 gene encoding arylacetamide deacetylase-like 2 isoform X3, translated as MGYKTLCFGLTCILFAYFIYVPIPENIDEPWKAMLFENIGLMGYEKLFSTLVKLDYTQPISDENVTVMDTTFTDIPVRLYLPKRKSERQRPAVIFIHGGAFVLGSCSKCILWQAPLDLLNRLTANKLDAVVVGVDYRLAPQYQFPTPYEDVISVVKFFLEDKTLAEYGVDPTRICISGDSSGGTLAAGVVQQIQNDPEFKNKFKAQALIYPGLQLVDISMPSHQEYEHGPVLSRNMAIELGCLYLTNDKALSQAIRKNQHMPHGSGHLFKLVNWSTFLPEKYRKQHVYTEPVLGRLNTSFSILLDNRLSPLATNDSQLQNLPLTYVVTCQHDILRDDGLIYVSRLRNAGVKVSHDHIEDGVHGALSFMTLPVYLQLGIRIKDKYINWLEENL; from the exons GCTATGTTATTCGAAAATATAGGTCTTATGGGATATGAAAAATTGTTTTCCACATTAGTAAAACTGGACTACACACAGCCAATTTCAGATGAAAACGTTACAGTGATGGATACAACCTTTACTGATATCCCAGTACGTCTGTACTTGCCAAAGAGGAAGTCAGAAAGACAGAGGCCAGCTGTAATTTTTATCCATGGTGGTGCCTTTGTTTTGGGAAGTTGTAGTAAGTGCATTTTAT gGCAGGCACCATTGGACCTCCTGAACAGACTGACGGCAAACAAACTTGATGCTGTTGTTGTGGGAGTGGA ctaCAGACTAGCTCCTCAATATCAGTTTCCTACTCCCTATGAAGATGTCATTTCTGTGGTCAAATTCTTTCTAGAGGATAAAACTCTTGCAGAATATGGAGTGGATCCCACCCGAATCTGTATTTCAGGTGATAGTTCTGGGGGTACACTGGCAGCAGGAGTGGTTCAACAG ATACAAAATGatccagaattcaaaaataaatttaaggcaCAAGCTTTAATTTACCCTGGTTTACAACTAGTTGATATCTCTATGCCATCTCACCAAGAATATGAGCATGGACCAGTTCTGTCAAGGAACATGGCAATTGAACTCGGATGCCTCTATTTGACCAACGATAAAGCACTGAGCCAGGCAATAAGAAAAAACCAACACATGCCTCATGGATCAGGACATCTGTTCAAGTTGGTTAACTGGAGTACATTCCTTCCTGAGAAATACAGAAAGCAGCATGTATATACTGAACCAGTTTTGGGGAGACTTAACACTTCGTTTTCAATACTTTTGGATAATAGGTTATCACCTTTGGCAACCAATGATTCCCAGTTACAAAATTTGCCATTAACTTATGTTGTCACCTGTCAACATGATATCCTAAGAGATGATGGACTTATATATGTCTCACGACTTCGAAATGCCGGAGTTAAAGTTTCTCATGACCATATAGAGGATGGAGTCCATGGAGCTTTATCATTCATGACATTACCAGTTTATTTACAACTAGGTATTAGAATAAAAGATAAGTATATTAATTGGCTAGAAGAAAATCTATAA